In Manis pentadactyla isolate mManPen7 chromosome 8, mManPen7.hap1, whole genome shotgun sequence, the following are encoded in one genomic region:
- the LOC130684564 gene encoding WASH complex subunit 2A-like, whose product MSDEEEEDDGCDIFADSEKEEEATEDTEENTRPTKSRPTSFADELAARINRGAWSQKEEEQLNEGDNFFVPPKLTDEDFSPFGSRGGLFSGGKGLFDGEEESDLFTEAPQDQEARASINAASSSSIPAKKIPAGAVSVFLGDTDVFGATSAPSLKEPQKHKQPTAGQSPYLAAPTDLFDDTDDDDIFFAASSSKSSMTDKVTSIVNIFDDEEGYLFKEKAAALPEATVNQVNTKQEQKKGLPYLPAKISSSHQKQRLKKAYFQMRRTLSQCTEDRNEKVHLRQTHDT is encoded by the exons atgagtgatgaagaggaggaggacgATGGTTGTGACATTTTTGCTGACtctgagaaggaggaggaagctaCTGAGGACACTGAAGAAAATACTAGACCT ACAAAAAGTAGACCTACATCGTTTGCTGATGAGCTGGCTGCTAGGATCAACAGGGGTGCCTGGAGCCAGAAAGAAGAGGAGCAGCTAA ATGAAGGCGATAACTTCTTTGTGCCCCCCAAGCTGACTGATGAAGACTTCTCACCATTTGGCTCCAGAGGCGGCCTGTTCAGTGGAGGGAAGGGACTTTTTGATGGGGAGGAAGAG AGCGACCTCTTCACGGAAGCGCCTCAGGATCAGGAAGCTCGAGCCTCCATTAATGCAG CATCTTCATCCTCGATACCTGCAAAGAAAATCCCAGCAGGAGCTGTTTCGGTATTTTTAG GGGACACTGATGTGTTTGGTGCCACCTCTGCTCCGTCATTGAAGGAACCCCAGAAGCACAAGCAGCCCACCGCAGGGCAAAGCCCATACCTTGCAGCGCCCACTGACCTCTTCGATGACACTGATGATGACGACATCTTTTTTGCGGCATCATCTAGCAAGTCTTCCATGACAG ACAAAGTCACATCCATTGTCAATATCTTTGATGATGAGGAAGGATATCTGTTCAAAGAAAAAGCAGCGGCTTTGCCGGAAGCTACTGTAAATCAGGTGAACACCAAGCAAGAGCAAAAAAAAGG atTGCCATATCTTCCAGCAAAAATCTCAAGCTCTCATCAGAAACAGAGACTCAAAAAGGCTTATTTTCAGATGAGGAGGACTCTGAG ccaGTGTACAGAAGATAGGAATGAAAAAGTCCACTTAAGGCAAACTCATGACACATGA